A window of the Enoplosus armatus isolate fEnoArm2 chromosome 5, fEnoArm2.hap1, whole genome shotgun sequence genome harbors these coding sequences:
- the LOC139285355 gene encoding LOW QUALITY PROTEIN: olfactory receptor 11A1-like (The sequence of the model RefSeq protein was modified relative to this genomic sequence to represent the inferred CDS: substituted 1 base at 1 genomic stop codon): MVVLXDRRIMINSTQVSYFTLAAYFDSGVFKYLYFIIIMSLYVLIVSSNLLLIVVICMNRSLHEPMYLFLCSLFVNELYGSTGLFPFLLVQILSDVHTVSAPFCYLQIFCVYSYVCVEYLNLAVMSYDRYLAICYPLQYNTRMTTRKVAMLVGVTWLFPLLAIVVLISLSAPLQLCGNIINKVYCGNYSVVKLACSDTRVNNIYGLIYTVISIIIPLILILYTYMKILKVCFSGSEQTRQKAVSNCTPHLASLLNFSFGCCFQILQSRFDMSSVPNMLGILLSLYFLTCQPVFTPVLYGLKMSKIRNICKRLL; encoded by the coding sequence ATGGTTGTTTTATGAGACAGGAGGATCATGATAAACTCTACACAGGTCTCATACTTCACACTTGCTGCCTACTTTGACTCTGgggttttcaaatatttatattttattattattatgtcctTGTATGTGTTAATAGTTAGTTCCAATCTTTTGCTCATTGTGGTTATCTGCATGAACAGAAGCTTACATGAACCTATGTAcctgtttctgtgcagcctGTTTGTAAATGAGCTGTATGGTAGTACAGGGTTGTTCCCATTCCTTCTGGTTCAGATCCTCTCTGACGTTCACACTGTCTCTGCTCCCTTTTGTTACCTGCAGATTTTCTGTGTGTACTCTTATGTTTGTGTAGAATATTTAAACTTAGCCGTCATGTCTTATGACAGATACCTTGCCATCTGTTATCCTCTACAATATAACACACGTATGACGACTAGAAAGGTTGCCATGCTTGTTGGTGTAACGTGGTTATTCCCTCTTCTTGCAATTGTTGTTTTGATATCATTGAGTGCACCTTTACAGCTGTGTGGGAACATCATTAACAAAGTGTACTGTGGAAACTACTCTGTTGTTAAACTGGCCTGCTCTGACACCAGAGTCAATAATATTTATGGCCTCATTTATACCGTCATCTCAATCATCATTCCGCTCATTTTAATTCTTTACACTTACATGAAGATtctcaaagtgtgtttttctggttcTGAACAGACCAGACAGAAAGCAGTCAGTAACTGCACGCCTCACCTCGCTTCTCTCCTGAacttttcttttggttgttgttttcaaatattACAGAGCAGATTTGATATGAGCAGTGTTCCCAATATGTTAGGCATTTTATTATCACTATACTTTTTAACATGCCAGCCTGTCTTTACACCAGTACTCTACGGgctcaaaatgtccaaaatccGCAACATATGCAAACGTCTGTTGTGA
- the LOC139284864 gene encoding olfactory receptor 1500-like, protein MITALLYIVIVIANTSLIVVICMNRSLHEPMYLFLCSLFVNELCGSTGLFPFLLVQILSDVHTVSAPLCFLQNFFLYSYGGVEYLNLAIMSYDRYLAICFPLQYNTRMTFNKIALLIAVTWLCPLLLCLVMTSLSNSLQLCGTIIEKVYCDNYSIVKLACYDTTINNIYGLIVSSLSIFCPLILIIYTYMKILNICFSGSKQTRQKAVSTCTPHLASLLNFSFGACFELSQSRFNMNNLPNISRIFLSLYWLTCQPLFNPFCWWSKEIANHGVMIMWCHLSF, encoded by the exons ATGATAACTGCTTTGctttacattgttattgttattgccAACACGTCTCTCATTGTGGTTATCTGCATGAACAGAAGCTTACATGAACCTATGTAcctgtttctgtgcagcctGTTTGTAAATGAGCTGTGTGGTAGTACAGGGTTGTTCCCATTCCTTCTGGTTCAGATCCTCTCCGACGTTCACACTGTCTCTGCTCCCCTTTGCTTCCTACAGAATTTCTTTTTATACTCATATGGAGGGGTAGAATATTTAAACTTAGCCATCATGTCTTATGACAGATACCTTGCTATTTGTTTTCCTCTACAATATAACACACGaatgacatttaacaaaatTGCCTTGCTTATTGCTGTAACATGGCTTTGCCCGTTACTACTATGTCTTGTGATGACATCCTTGAGTAACTCCTTACAGCTGTGTGGCACCATTATTGAGAAAGTGTACTGTGACAACTACTCCATCGTCAAACTGGCATGTTATGACACCACAATCAATAATATCTATGGACTCATTGTCTCTTCACTTTCAATCTTTTGTCCTCTAATTCTAATTATATACACTTACATGAAGATtctcaacatttgtttttctggttcCAAACAGACCAGACAGAAAGCAGTCAGTACCTGCACGCCTCACCTCGCTTCCCTGCTCAACTTTTCTTTTGGGGCATGCTTTGAATTATCACAGAGCAGGTTTAATATGAACAATCTACCCAATATTTCGAGAATCTTTTTGTCATTATACTGGCTTACATGCCAGCCACTTTTCAACCCTTT TTGTTGGTGGAGCAAGGAAATAGCCAATCATGGTGTTATGATCATGTGGTGTCATTTGTCCTTTTGA
- the LOC139284865 gene encoding olfactory receptor 11A1-like, translating to MINSTQVSYFTLAAYFDTGVFQYLFFMIVISLYVLIVSSNLLLIVVICMNRSLHEPMYLFLCSLFVNELYGSTGLFPFLLVQILSDVHTVSAPFCYLQIFSVYSYGGVEILTLAIMSYDRYIAICYPLQYNTRMTFNKVAIISALIWVYPFFVNAFTVLCLTVPLQLCGNIINKVYCDNYSIIKLACSDTTVNNIYGIVYMFTIIFGLILLILFSYIQILKICFSGSKQTRRKAVSTCMPHLASLLNFSFGAFFEIIQSRFNMNSVPNILRIFLSLYFLTCQPLFNPVMYGLRMSKIYMICKSLFFGKKRH from the coding sequence ATGATTAATTCTACTCAGGTTTCTTATTTCACACTGGCTGCCTACTTTGACACTGGGGTTTTTCAATACTTGTTTTTCATGATTGTCATTTCGTTATATGTGTTAATAGTTAGTTCCAATCTTTTGCTCATTGTGGTGATCTGCATGAACAGAAGCTTACATGAACCTATGTAcctgtttctgtgcagcctGTTTGTAAATGAGCTGTATGGTAGTACAGGGTTGTTCCCATTCCTTCTGGTTCAGATCCTCTCCGATGTTCACACTGTCTCTGCTCCCTTTTGTTACCTGCAGATTTTTTCTGTGTATTCTTATGGAGGTGTAGAAATTCTGACCTTAGCCATCATGTCTTATGACAGATACATTGCCATCTGCTATCCTCTACAATATAACACACGTATGACATTTAACAAAGTCGCAATCATTTCTGCTCTAATATGGGTATATCCTTTCTTTGTAAATGCTTTCACAGTGCTTTGTCTAACTGTCCCTTTACAGCTGTGTGGGAACATCATTAACAAAGTGTACTGTGACAACTACTCCATCATCAAATTGGCATGTTCGGACACCACAGTCAATAACATCTATGGaattgtttacatgtttaccaTAATTTTTGGCCTTATACTTTTAATCCTTTTCTCTTACATTCAGATCCttaaaatttgtttttctgGCTCCAAACAGACCAGACGGAAAGCAGTCAGTACCTGCATGCCTCACCTCGCTTCCCTGCTCAACTTTTCTTTTGGAGCTTTCTTTGAAATAATACAGAGCAGGTTTAATATGAACAGTGTGCCCAACATATTGCgcatttttttatcattatactTTCTCACTTGCCAACCGCTCTTCAACCCTGTGATGTACGGCCTGAGaatgtcaaaaatatatatgatatgtaaAAGCCTGTTCTTTggtaaaaaaagacattaa